Proteins encoded in a region of the Gallalistipes aquisgranensis genome:
- a CDS encoding GntR family transcriptional regulator translates to MKVSLDHHSSVPLHIQAEELLRSMISQPEYRNGKLLPNEVELSQQLRISRNTLRQAINRLVFEGLLIRKKGYGTHVAPMNVLSNARNWLSFSQEMKAQGITVRNFELHVSWKQASNPEVNGFFNVAPDERLLCLERLRGKPDLPFVYFISYFNPAIGMTGDEDFSAPLYDVLEQQYKVIVRTSKEAISAKGASAFTAEKLNIEEGDPVLVRKRYVYDINDRPIEYNVGYYRADSFTYTIEFKRE, encoded by the coding sequence ATGAAAGTCAGCTTAGATCACCATAGTTCGGTTCCTCTGCACATACAAGCGGAAGAGTTGTTGCGTTCCATGATTTCACAGCCCGAATACCGCAACGGGAAGTTGCTGCCCAACGAAGTGGAACTCTCCCAACAGTTGCGCATATCGCGCAACACGCTGCGGCAGGCGATCAATCGGCTGGTTTTCGAAGGGCTGCTGATCCGTAAAAAGGGATACGGTACCCATGTAGCGCCGATGAACGTGCTGAGCAATGCACGCAACTGGCTAAGTTTCTCCCAGGAGATGAAGGCACAGGGGATCACGGTACGGAACTTCGAACTGCACGTAAGCTGGAAACAAGCCTCCAACCCGGAAGTAAACGGCTTCTTTAACGTCGCGCCGGACGAACGCCTGCTCTGTCTGGAGCGGCTCAGGGGAAAACCCGACCTGCCGTTCGTCTACTTCATCTCCTATTTCAATCCCGCGATCGGCATGACCGGGGACGAAGATTTCAGCGCACCGCTGTACGACGTCCTCGAACAGCAATATAAAGTAATCGTAAGGACCTCCAAAGAGGCCATCAGCGCCAAAGGAGCCAGCGCATTCACCGCCGAGAAACTGAACATCGAGGAAGGCGATCCCGTCCTGGTCCGCAAACGTTACGTGTACGACATCAACGACCGCCCCATAGAATACAATGTCGGATACTACCGGGCCGACAGCTTCACCTATACGATCGAGTTCAAGAGAGAATAA
- a CDS encoding GH92 family glycosyl hydrolase encodes MKRPLHFAWCLTALAGLSGISCQRGTEKAETQKDFTQYVDPWIGTAHCRWFHFTPGARPFGMAKPAPSTSGHLGNRSGWEAVGYDYRDTSIEGFPNFHEFQVGGVVLMPTNGTLKTVPGEAADPDGGYRSRFSRENETARCGYYSVLLSDYGIRVELTATDRVAFHRYTYPASDRSRILFDIGNRQGESGAVKDAAVCLTPEGRVEGFVETEPEYVKTYQRGGSVKMYFSAVLDKKPSGWGTFRGTSIQAGAAQCKGPGAGLWIEFPTQEGEQVNVRIGLSYTSIENARNNFQAEAENLDFDRAAQTAHDTWNDCLGRIDVEGKNHDDLVKFYTGLYHATLGRGLCSDVNGAYPRNDGSVGQIELRDGRPLHAHYNTDAMWGGFWNLSQLWTLAYPEYLSDFIKSQLLVYRDAGWLGDGIACSRFVSGVGTNYIGLLIAAAYNCGIRDFDVDLGYEAARKNELEWKDRPAGAGKADIRAFIERGYIPYPGDTAHWTTHFTASHTLEYSFSAYAVAQMARDLGHEEDYEKLMWLSHGWERLYDSLSGLIVPRGLDGQFIANFNPTQSSRGFQEGNAYQYTFYVPHDAPKLIEKMDVHEFERRLDSIFTLSRRSVFGGGKKIDAFAGLEAPYNHGNQPCLHIPWLFNYTTKPWLTQKWVRTILDEFYGTEGIHGYGYGQDEDQGQLGAWYVISAMGLFDVKGLSGPDPTLGIGSPLFDRIRIRLDPRYYPGQTLEIHTVNGSRENRYVQRASFERRPLPTPFIPFSDLTAGGTLLLEMGPEPPEA; translated from the coding sequence ATGAAGAGACCGCTACATTTCGCATGGTGCCTGACGGCACTCGCCGGACTTTCCGGAATCTCCTGCCAGCGGGGAACCGAAAAGGCGGAGACACAAAAGGATTTCACGCAGTACGTCGATCCGTGGATCGGTACGGCCCATTGCAGGTGGTTCCACTTCACACCGGGGGCCCGTCCCTTCGGGATGGCCAAACCCGCGCCCTCCACCAGCGGACACCTCGGCAACCGCAGCGGCTGGGAAGCCGTAGGCTATGATTACAGAGACACATCCATTGAAGGATTCCCCAATTTCCACGAATTCCAGGTCGGCGGCGTGGTGCTGATGCCCACCAACGGCACGCTGAAGACCGTACCGGGCGAAGCCGCCGATCCCGACGGAGGCTACCGCTCGAGGTTCAGCCGCGAAAACGAGACCGCACGCTGCGGATACTACTCCGTCCTGCTCTCCGACTACGGCATCCGCGTCGAACTTACCGCCACGGACCGGGTAGCATTCCACCGCTACACCTATCCCGCCTCGGACCGGTCGCGCATTCTTTTCGACATCGGCAACCGGCAGGGAGAGAGCGGAGCCGTGAAAGACGCCGCCGTCTGCCTCACGCCGGAGGGACGCGTGGAGGGTTTCGTGGAGACCGAACCCGAATACGTCAAGACCTACCAACGGGGAGGTTCCGTCAAAATGTACTTTTCCGCGGTACTCGACAAAAAGCCCTCTGGCTGGGGGACCTTCCGAGGAACATCCATCCAAGCCGGAGCCGCCCAATGCAAAGGTCCCGGAGCAGGTCTGTGGATAGAATTTCCGACTCAGGAAGGAGAACAGGTAAACGTACGTATCGGACTCTCTTACACTTCGATAGAAAATGCCCGGAATAACTTTCAGGCAGAAGCCGAAAATTTAGATTTCGACCGGGCCGCCCAAACAGCCCACGACACCTGGAACGATTGTCTGGGACGAATTGATGTGGAAGGGAAAAACCATGACGACCTTGTCAAATTCTACACGGGCCTGTATCATGCCACCCTCGGACGCGGTCTGTGCAGCGACGTGAACGGTGCCTATCCCCGCAACGACGGATCGGTCGGACAGATCGAACTTCGGGACGGACGTCCCCTCCACGCCCACTACAACACCGATGCGATGTGGGGCGGCTTCTGGAACCTGTCTCAACTCTGGACGCTGGCCTACCCCGAATACCTGTCCGATTTCATCAAAAGCCAGCTGCTCGTCTACCGAGATGCCGGATGGCTCGGCGACGGAATTGCCTGCAGCCGTTTCGTATCGGGCGTTGGCACGAACTATATCGGACTGCTCATCGCAGCGGCCTACAACTGCGGAATCCGCGACTTCGACGTGGACCTGGGCTATGAAGCAGCCCGTAAAAACGAACTGGAATGGAAAGACCGGCCTGCCGGAGCGGGAAAGGCCGACATCCGCGCATTCATCGAACGGGGTTATATCCCTTATCCCGGCGACACAGCCCACTGGACGACCCACTTCACCGCTTCCCATACCCTCGAGTACTCGTTCAGCGCCTATGCCGTAGCCCAAATGGCCCGCGATCTCGGCCATGAAGAGGATTATGAAAAATTAATGTGGCTTTCTCATGGCTGGGAACGCCTTTACGACAGTTTGTCCGGACTGATCGTTCCCCGTGGGTTGGACGGCCAATTCATAGCCAATTTCAATCCCACACAATCATCCCGAGGCTTTCAGGAGGGAAATGCCTATCAATACACCTTTTATGTTCCTCATGATGCTCCCAAACTGATTGAAAAAATGGACGTACATGAATTCGAACGGCGGCTGGACAGCATCTTCACCCTTTCTCGCCGTTCGGTCTTCGGCGGAGGGAAAAAGATCGACGCTTTCGCCGGTCTGGAAGCGCCCTACAACCACGGCAACCAACCCTGCCTGCATATTCCGTGGCTGTTCAACTACACCACCAAACCCTGGCTGACCCAGAAATGGGTGCGCACCATCCTCGACGAGTTCTACGGCACGGAAGGCATTCACGGCTACGGCTACGGACAGGACGAAGACCAGGGACAGCTCGGAGCCTGGTACGTCATATCGGCCATGGGTCTGTTCGACGTCAAGGGTCTCAGCGGCCCGGATCCGACACTGGGCATCGGAAGCCCGCTTTTTGACCGCATCCGCATCCGGCTCGACCCACGGTACTACCCGGGCCAAACGCTCGAAATCCACACGGTGAACGGCAGCCGGGAAAACCGCTATGTCCAGCGAGCCTCATTCGAAAGACGCCCCCTGCCGACCCCGTTCATACCCTTCTCCGACCTGACGGCCGGCGGCACCCTCCTGCTGGAAATGGGCCCGGAACCTCCGGAAGCATAA
- a CDS encoding SusC/RagA family TonB-linked outer membrane protein: protein MDKLKNPAPGKERRTPRTGGRSFLLLLLLMLTAGIPEGFSQNDSPVSGQVKDTEGTPLVGATVLVKGTSRGVITDTQGNYTIGASVGKDTLVFSYVGYVTKEIAIGNQTRLNVTLAPEALGIEEMVVIGYGTQTKKSVTGAVVEVKPSKNQYASLGTNAALLQGLAPGISVVNNGGDPSSDPFVRIRGIGSVNSEGPLWVVDGVIYNGAYVNNNDIESISVLKDASASIYGARASGGVILVTTKKGSRDKLTVDVDAKFGLSVHGDLYQPLNAQEFLEMTRRAYTGDGLSIPSAFDPADENFYWDGQITRTNWVEELFRVGKTQEYNLSIRTGGEKHRVYIGGQYRRDDGIMLNSYSEAYSFRGNSDFDITPWLKIGETFSIAYTSKLGAPVNGLGGVIQQALCYPSSASVYNADGSYGGVSPEEYAGYFGDLQNPVATLKRRDSNNRYIRTMVNPYVEVKLFTPGLKFKSNFSYEYLQNHNRSFTFKALEPGKKVFDNKLSDGFGKAIRLVAEQLLTYDRTFGDHSLSLLLGYTYQSDQNYTLSASATTFLSEEEYYRMFINSTMNEFTRPNNSFSEERMLSYVGRASYNYKSKYLFSATLRRDGSSKLVGDNRWVYYPSFSGGWVLTEEKFMKNVKPIDYAKIRVSWGQLGNLSGLGRYGFNETLSQSVSIIGENHDQLYGYIFNRPSNPNLRWERSEQFNVGLDMTMFGNKFTVTADYFKKVNRDMITTQTINPMTGYAAGPQINFGQVTNRGFELALGYTDRIGEVSYDIQGTFSTLKNNFDKYLEGLTYIQSSAGGSRYMRPVWSKVGYPLYSYWGYQTDGLFQSVEEVAEHTNSQGIVLQPNARPGDIRYIDQNDDGKLDTDDRVYLGNPYPKYEFGLNVTLRWRNFDFNMFWQGNAGLKLYNAAKELTMQSSMTGANTSKLALQAWNPEDPEGSRGATVPRLSTRDDNGNFSNPSDFFVESGNFLKLRNLAIGYNLPSKWLNKLSIQNVRVMFSCQNLLTITNYSGIDPEVGLSNQGIDAGVYPIARTFTLGLNLTF, encoded by the coding sequence ATGGACAAACTGAAAAATCCGGCACCCGGAAAGGAACGTCGCACCCCGAGGACGGGCGGACGCTCGTTCCTATTGCTCCTGCTGCTGATGCTGACGGCAGGAATCCCCGAAGGATTTTCCCAGAACGACAGCCCCGTCTCCGGACAGGTCAAAGACACCGAAGGGACGCCGCTCGTCGGTGCCACGGTTCTGGTAAAGGGGACTTCCCGCGGCGTCATCACCGACACGCAGGGGAACTACACGATCGGAGCCTCTGTCGGAAAGGACACGCTCGTATTCTCCTACGTGGGCTATGTCACGAAAGAGATAGCTATCGGAAACCAGACCCGACTGAACGTCACGCTCGCCCCCGAAGCATTGGGCATCGAAGAAATGGTGGTGATCGGATACGGGACCCAAACCAAAAAGTCGGTTACCGGAGCGGTCGTCGAAGTGAAACCGTCGAAAAACCAATACGCCTCGCTCGGCACCAACGCAGCTCTGCTCCAGGGACTGGCCCCGGGTATCTCGGTGGTAAACAACGGCGGCGACCCCTCGTCCGATCCGTTCGTCCGTATCCGGGGAATCGGATCGGTCAACTCCGAAGGCCCGCTTTGGGTCGTGGACGGAGTGATTTACAACGGAGCCTACGTCAACAACAACGACATCGAGTCGATCTCCGTGCTAAAAGACGCCTCGGCTTCGATCTACGGTGCAAGAGCCTCGGGCGGCGTGATTCTGGTCACCACAAAAAAAGGCTCGCGCGATAAACTCACCGTCGATGTGGATGCCAAGTTCGGTCTCAGTGTACACGGCGACCTCTATCAACCACTCAATGCCCAGGAATTTCTCGAAATGACCCGCCGGGCTTACACCGGCGACGGACTGTCCATTCCGAGCGCCTTCGATCCCGCCGACGAAAATTTTTACTGGGACGGACAGATCACCCGCACCAACTGGGTGGAGGAGCTGTTCCGGGTCGGCAAAACCCAGGAATACAACCTGAGCATCCGCACCGGAGGTGAAAAACATCGGGTTTACATCGGCGGACAATATCGCCGCGATGACGGCATCATGCTCAACTCCTATTCCGAGGCATACAGTTTCCGGGGTAATTCCGACTTCGACATCACTCCCTGGCTGAAAATCGGGGAGACATTCTCGATCGCCTACACCTCCAAACTCGGAGCCCCGGTCAACGGCTTGGGCGGAGTCATCCAACAGGCTCTCTGTTATCCTTCCAGTGCCAGCGTTTACAATGCCGACGGCAGTTACGGAGGGGTATCTCCCGAAGAATACGCCGGATATTTCGGAGACCTCCAGAATCCCGTGGCCACCCTCAAACGCCGTGACAGCAACAACCGCTATATCCGTACTATGGTCAACCCCTACGTGGAAGTCAAGCTCTTCACGCCCGGACTCAAATTCAAATCCAACTTCAGCTACGAATACCTCCAGAACCACAACCGCAGTTTCACATTCAAGGCACTCGAACCGGGCAAGAAGGTATTCGACAACAAGCTTTCCGACGGATTCGGCAAGGCGATCCGTCTGGTCGCCGAACAGCTGCTCACCTACGACCGTACGTTCGGCGACCACAGTCTCTCCCTGCTGTTGGGATACACCTACCAGTCCGACCAGAACTACACCCTGTCGGCCTCGGCAACCACCTTCCTCTCCGAAGAGGAGTATTACCGGATGTTCATCAACTCCACCATGAACGAGTTCACCCGTCCGAACAACTCTTTCTCCGAAGAACGGATGCTATCCTATGTGGGACGGGCCAGTTACAACTACAAATCGAAATACCTCTTTTCTGCCACGCTCCGCCGGGACGGGTCGTCCAAACTGGTAGGCGACAACCGCTGGGTCTATTATCCGTCGTTTTCCGGAGGCTGGGTCCTCACCGAGGAGAAGTTCATGAAGAACGTAAAACCGATCGACTACGCCAAAATCCGTGTCAGCTGGGGGCAGTTGGGCAACCTGTCGGGATTGGGCCGCTACGGATTCAACGAGACCCTCTCCCAGTCAGTATCCATCATCGGCGAGAACCACGACCAACTGTACGGCTACATCTTCAACCGTCCGTCGAACCCGAACCTGAGATGGGAACGTTCGGAACAGTTCAACGTGGGGCTCGACATGACGATGTTCGGTAACAAATTCACCGTCACCGCCGACTACTTCAAGAAAGTCAATCGGGACATGATCACCACCCAGACCATCAATCCCATGACAGGATACGCTGCCGGCCCGCAGATCAACTTCGGCCAGGTCACCAACCGGGGATTCGAACTGGCACTCGGATACACCGACCGGATCGGCGAAGTCAGCTACGACATCCAGGGCACTTTCTCAACCCTGAAAAACAATTTCGACAAATATCTGGAAGGGCTGACCTACATACAGAGCAGCGCGGGAGGCTCCCGCTACATGCGCCCCGTCTGGTCGAAAGTGGGCTACCCGCTCTACTCCTACTGGGGATACCAGACCGACGGACTGTTCCAAAGCGTGGAAGAGGTGGCAGAACACACCAACTCACAGGGCATCGTTCTCCAGCCCAATGCCCGTCCGGGCGACATCCGCTACATCGACCAGAACGACGACGGCAAACTCGACACCGACGACCGGGTCTACCTGGGCAATCCCTATCCCAAATACGAATTCGGTCTGAACGTCACCCTGCGCTGGCGAAATTTCGACTTCAACATGTTCTGGCAGGGCAATGCCGGCCTGAAACTCTACAATGCCGCCAAGGAACTCACCATGCAGTCGTCCATGACCGGCGCCAACACCTCCAAACTGGCACTTCAGGCATGGAATCCGGAAGACCCGGAAGGTAGCCGGGGCGCAACCGTACCCCGGTTGAGCACCCGCGACGACAACGGCAACTTCTCGAATCCGTCCGATTTTTTCGTAGAAAGCGGCAATTTTCTGAAACTCCGCAATCTCGCCATCGGCTACAACCTTCCCTCCAAATGGCTCAACAAACTCTCCATCCAAAACGTACGGGTCATGTTCTCCTGCCAGAACCTGCTGACCATCACCAACTATTCGGGCATCGACCCGGAAGTGGGCCTCAGCAACCAGGGAATCGACGCCGGGGTTTACCCGATTGCCCGCACATTCACCCTCGGACTCAACCTGACCTTTTAA
- a CDS encoding RagB/SusD family nutrient uptake outer membrane protein, with the protein MKKIMLIGIAAVLMASCSESILDLKPYGAPGEGTFPETESDIELAVNGLYYGLWDDAAYTRGPMYWINASDDMITGRINAEVDTYRNFAITASGSAGIAGRLWNALTPIMGRSNAVIKMEDKIQMADQKKKDFLFGQAYFLNALVHFDLAKRFGNMVEGKGFPIPNRQDQLDMEYDRPANVNVNMDYIIADCMAAAERLPYQAELDPKDYGRPTKTAAWAWASKVALQKGWNCMKVQDEAGAQAAFLQAENFATQVIEATYNGVKCHDLMPTYKEVFLIENNFGKEYIFSSQGGTFYAGSRPNMLPGMMLENKGWGKYNGFGYFVPTKSLYDEFEAGDQRRAVTILAPGDKFTYFGQECVYGQGDYATSSPTKMQFNKYMHPFSIGSSEANPNGDSPSTNLNVPIIRYAEVLLIRAEARIMQGKSGKEDLDKIRRRAGLPVKGSYTLDDLKHERRCELAGEYADRHSDLIRWGDAKATYARPAYGFDGTQVWAGRNFRDDRDDVYPIPENILLLMDNRWENNPNY; encoded by the coding sequence ATGAAAAAGATAATGCTCATAGGAATCGCCGCCGTACTAATGGCCTCGTGCAGCGAATCGATACTCGACCTTAAACCTTACGGAGCGCCGGGCGAAGGGACGTTTCCCGAAACAGAATCGGACATAGAACTGGCTGTCAACGGACTCTACTACGGACTCTGGGACGATGCGGCCTACACGCGCGGTCCGATGTACTGGATCAACGCCTCGGACGACATGATCACCGGACGCATCAACGCCGAAGTCGACACCTACCGCAACTTCGCCATTACCGCCAGCGGCAGTGCCGGCATCGCAGGCCGTCTCTGGAACGCCCTTACCCCGATCATGGGTCGTTCGAACGCCGTAATCAAAATGGAAGACAAAATCCAGATGGCGGATCAGAAGAAGAAGGACTTCCTCTTCGGACAAGCCTATTTCCTCAACGCGCTGGTCCATTTCGACCTGGCCAAACGCTTCGGGAACATGGTGGAAGGGAAAGGCTTCCCGATTCCCAACCGACAGGACCAACTGGACATGGAGTACGACCGGCCGGCCAACGTGAACGTCAACATGGACTACATTATCGCTGACTGTATGGCCGCCGCAGAACGCCTGCCTTACCAGGCCGAACTCGACCCCAAGGACTACGGACGTCCCACCAAGACGGCCGCCTGGGCCTGGGCATCGAAAGTGGCCCTTCAGAAAGGGTGGAACTGCATGAAAGTCCAAGACGAGGCAGGCGCACAGGCTGCATTCCTGCAGGCGGAGAATTTCGCCACCCAGGTAATCGAAGCCACCTACAACGGAGTCAAATGCCACGATCTGATGCCTACCTACAAAGAGGTGTTCCTAATCGAAAACAACTTCGGCAAGGAATATATCTTCTCCTCGCAGGGAGGAACATTCTATGCCGGAAGCCGTCCCAACATGCTTCCGGGCATGATGCTCGAAAACAAGGGATGGGGCAAGTACAACGGTTTCGGGTATTTCGTCCCCACCAAAAGCCTCTATGACGAATTCGAAGCGGGCGACCAGCGGCGGGCGGTCACGATTCTCGCCCCCGGCGACAAGTTCACCTATTTCGGCCAGGAGTGCGTCTACGGGCAGGGTGATTATGCGACATCATCGCCGACAAAAATGCAATTCAACAAATACATGCACCCCTTCTCAATCGGGAGTTCCGAAGCCAACCCCAACGGAGATTCGCCTTCGACCAACCTGAACGTACCGATCATCCGTTACGCAGAAGTATTGCTGATCCGGGCCGAAGCAAGGATCATGCAGGGTAAGTCCGGCAAGGAAGACCTCGACAAAATCCGCCGGAGGGCGGGTCTGCCCGTCAAAGGTTCATACACACTGGACGACCTCAAACACGAACGCCGCTGCGAACTGGCCGGCGAATACGCCGACCGTCATTCCGACCTCATCCGCTGGGGCGACGCCAAAGCCACCTATGCCCGACCGGCGTACGGATTCGACGGAACCCAGGTATGGGCCGGACGCAACTTCCGAGATGACCGCGACGATGTCTATCCGATTCCGGAAAACATTCTTCTCCTGATGGACAACCGTTGGGAGAACAATCCCAACTATTAA
- a CDS encoding FISUMP domain-containing protein produces MKTHLLNRIVPLVCIAALCGCADDDFKIDNERSFVTPPHAETESIEVAPSLTSATLRIKISGVGLRSAGVIYEEDNYKPTKETGTVVECEELVSGEQEVTVTGLDPSKNYYLRAFATNDRGTHYANVISTLASIEEVELGGITYPTVFYGNRLIMAENVRGIPTGTYNPSSPSIVSQYCYSGEESSYGCLMSWGAANMVCESFGNGWHLPSVEEWAQILTEIEEEAGSIASHIAVINSSTGKGTVNGGLAGLWCKSTSGWGAAEKNGNNNSGMTIEPAGYCSGLAPTSGINHKGLRTLLWSSSTLSTGEGRVVIFHADNTTVSYDANNPNNYGFSVRCVK; encoded by the coding sequence ATGAAAACCCATCTATTGAACCGCATCGTCCCGTTGGTCTGCATCGCCGCTCTTTGCGGATGTGCGGACGACGACTTCAAAATCGATAACGAACGCAGTTTCGTCACCCCGCCCCATGCCGAGACGGAGTCCATAGAGGTGGCCCCGTCGCTGACCTCAGCCACCCTGCGGATCAAAATATCGGGCGTGGGACTCAGAAGCGCCGGTGTCATCTACGAAGAAGACAATTACAAACCTACCAAAGAGACGGGTACCGTCGTGGAGTGCGAAGAACTGGTCTCCGGGGAGCAGGAAGTCACCGTAACGGGACTCGATCCTTCCAAAAACTACTATCTGAGGGCTTTCGCCACCAATGACCGTGGCACTCACTATGCCAACGTCATCTCAACCCTCGCCTCGATCGAGGAGGTGGAACTGGGCGGAATCACCTACCCCACGGTCTTCTATGGCAACCGTCTGATCATGGCGGAGAATGTCCGGGGTATCCCGACCGGCACCTACAACCCCTCTTCACCCTCGATCGTCTCTCAATACTGCTACTCGGGCGAGGAATCCTCCTACGGATGCCTGATGAGCTGGGGGGCGGCGAATATGGTATGTGAAAGCTTCGGCAACGGATGGCACCTGCCTTCCGTCGAAGAATGGGCCCAGATACTGACCGAGATAGAAGAGGAAGCCGGAAGCATCGCCAGCCATATCGCCGTCATCAACAGTTCCACGGGCAAAGGAACCGTAAACGGGGGTCTGGCCGGACTCTGGTGCAAAAGTACGTCGGGCTGGGGAGCGGCCGAGAAAAACGGCAATAACAATTCGGGTATGACCATCGAGCCGGCAGGTTATTGCAGCGGACTTGCCCCCACTTCGGGCATCAACCACAAGGGACTGCGCACGCTGCTCTGGTCGTCGAGCACGCTCTCCACGGGCGAAGGTCGTGTGGTGATCTTCCATGCCGACAACACCACCGTAAGCTATGATGCCAACAACCCTAACAACTACGGATTCTCCGTACGGTGTGTCAAATAG